Proteins encoded together in one Lathyrus oleraceus cultivar Zhongwan6 chromosome 5, CAAS_Psat_ZW6_1.0, whole genome shotgun sequence window:
- the LOC127082998 gene encoding transcription initiation factor IIF subunit beta — MKEEKERIKMEEENGYGGSSGSTLETSKAERSVWLMKCPVAVAKSWQNHPPSQPLSKVVFSINPLLPEDDPSHLQFTMEMSGTESVNMAKAYSLNMFKDFVPMCIFSETSEGDKVSMEGKVEHKFDMKPRHENIDDYGKLCRERTKKSMIKNRQVQVIEDIRGVHMRPMPGMVGLVSSNFKDKKRTQPVKQTDTKRTRRDRGELEDIMFKLFERQPNWALKQLVQETDQPAQFLKEILNELCVYNKRGANQGTYELKPEYKKSVEDTNAE; from the exons atgaaggaagagaaagaGAGAATTAAGATGGAAGAAGAAAACGGTTACGGTGGAAGTAGCGGTTCAACGCTGGAGACTTCAAAGGCAGAGAGATCGGTGTGGTTGATGAAGTGTCCGGTGGCTGTCGCTAAGTCATGGCAGAATCACCCCCCTTCTCAACCGCTCTCTAAAGTCGTTTTTTCTATTAATCCGCTGCTTCCTGAAGACGATCCTTCTCATCTTCAG TTTACAATGGAAATGTCCGGCACTGAATCTGTGAATATGGCAAAAGCTTATTCTTTGAATATGTTTAAAGACTTCGTTCCTATGTGCATCTTCTCTGAGACAAGCGAAG GTGACAAGGTTTCAATGGAAGGGAAGGTAGAGCATAAGTTTGATATGAAGCCACGTCATGAAAACATTGATGATTATGGAAAATTGTGCCGGGAGAGGACAAAGAAATCTATGATTAAAAATCGACAAGTACAG GTTATTGAGGATATTCGAGGAGTGCACATGAGGCCAATGCCTGGAATGGTTGGCTTAGTTTCATCCAATTTTAAG GATAAAAAGAGGACACAGCCAGTGAAACAAACTGATACAAAGAGAACAAGAAGAGACCGGGGAGAGCTGGAGGATATTATGTTCAAACTATTCGAAAGACAGCCTAACTGGGCTTTGAAGCAACTTGTCCAAGAAACTGATCAACCTGCG CAATTCTTGAAAGAGATCTTGAATGAACTGTGTGTATACAATAAAAGAGGTGCCAACCAAGGAACTTACGAGCTGAAGCCTGAATATAAGAAATCGGTTGAAGATACAAATGCTGAATAA